One region of Mangifera indica cultivar Alphonso chromosome 3, CATAS_Mindica_2.1, whole genome shotgun sequence genomic DNA includes:
- the LOC123211877 gene encoding probable disease resistance protein At5g63020, which produces MEVVIGPITQILKFIRQLLWRYVQYYRQLNENMEILKRRLADLNCQKEDVEIRLRRECHVGKFPRAEVNNWLQNTQRINNEAENIERQVKKRKCLSRVCFGMVVAKKIEIVKEHYWNGAFESFVIDAPLAVGEVLPTTTLVSEATAKKTMNEVWEFLIGYEVMKIGVCGMGGVGKTTIITHINHKLLKETVKFENVIWVTVSQPLDLMKLQDQIAGALKEHLPKNEDKRTRAGNLLKILEGRKIVLILDDMWEAFQLEEVGIPEPTKDNGCKIVITTRSQDVCHSMGCKIVQVRTLSEDEALRLFIDKVGFNILGVPTLKGFVKPVVEQCAGLPLAIVAVAGCMRGEYDVCEWRNAFEKLSKSILSVKGMETNVPRQLQFSYDHLKSKKLQHCFLYCALYPEDYHIQKEELIVYWIAEGLIDERGSLQATNDKGYSILNRLINSCLLETADHGMCVKMHDLVRDMALQITSNNPLFMIKPEEGLSELPGEQEWKENLEKVSLMGNYISKIPSNLSPNCRALSTLLLQRNPLEGIPELFFVNMLSLKILDLSYTQIANLPNSISNLKNLTALLLNHCEQLSEVPSLKKLSALENLDLGFTYIIEMPKGIGSLTKLRSLDLYLPAPVVLPTAMLHTHKHLQKLRIYYGSIFSEPVLTSEEAIRFSQLDTFEAHFVNFYDFNMYVKSIGDQAPKRYRLLVASCSEEVPVSEFFSLPTYDAYFPNVEGVNKFVTLYTAGEGEDLVVLPTDVQCLMVRVCPEISDIKDLMLGNYLDLKFLYLMDCWNLKKLVSPKLLPNLQNLEVIEVQGCDKMEEIIAFNDEKEEGSSGSTICALPKLREMRLKSLGKLKRICSGNGVMVCESLQQIHISRCGELKRFPVSFPLPAIKEIKVNKNWWESLEWDDPNAKASLELFCKFTNWLYD; this is translated from the coding sequence ATGGAGGTTGTTATAGGGCCGATCACACAAATTCTGAAGTTCATAAGGCAACTATTATGGAGATATGTTCAGTATTATAGGCAACTTAATGAGAATATGGAAATTCTCAAAAGAAGATTGGCGGATTTAAATTGTCAAAAAGAAGATGTTGAAATAAGGTTGAGAAGAGAGTGTCATGTGGGGAAATTTCCTAGAGCTGAAGTCAACAATTGGTTGCAAAATACACAAAGGATTAATAATGAAgcagaaaatattgaaagacaagTTAAAAAGAGGAAATGTTTGTCACGTGTATGTTTTGGGATGGTTGTTGCTAAGAAGATTGAAATAGTGAAAGAACATTACTGGAATGGTGCATTTGAGAGCTTTGTAATTGATGCACCTCTAGCTGTTGGAGAGGTACTACCAACAACAACATTAGTCAGTGAAGCAACTGCAAAGAAAACCATGAATGAGGTTTGGGAATTTCTAATTGGTTATGAGGTGATGAAGATAGGAGTTTGCGGGATGGGGGGAGTTGGTAAAACAACTATCATAACTCATATCAATCACAAACTTCTTAAGGAGACggttaagtttgaaaatgtgATTTGGGTTACTGTATCCCAACCACTTGATCTTATGAAATTGCAAGATCAAATTGCTGGTGCATTGAAAGAACATCTTcctaaaaatgaagataaaaggaCACGAGCTGGAAACTTGTTAAAAATTCTTGAAGGAAGAAAGATCGTGCTGATATTAGATGATATGTGGGAGGCATTTCAGCTTGAGGAAGTGGGAATTCCTGAACCTACAAAAGATAATGGATGCAAAATAGTGATAACAACTCGTTCACAAGATGTATGTCATTCCATGGGTTGCAAAATAGTACAGGTGAGGACTCTCTCAGAGGATGAGGCATTGAGGTTATTCATTGATAAAGTGGGATTTAATATTTTAGGAGTTCCAACTTTAAAAGGCTTTGTGAAACCTGTGGTCGAACAATGTGCTGGTTTACCCCTAGCAATCGTTGCAGTAGCTGGTTGCATGAGGGGAGAATATGACGTTTGTGAATGGAGGAATGCATTCGAAAAATTGTCTAAAAGCATACTAAGTGTCAAAGGCATGGAAACAAATGTACCAAGGCAATTACAATTCAGTTATGATCATTTGAAGAGTAAAAAGCTGCAACATTGTTTCTTATATTGTGCCCTTTATCCTGAAGACTATCATATCCAAAAAGAGGAACTGATAGTTTATTGGATTGCGGAAGGACTAATAGATGAAAGGGGTAGTTTGCAAGCAACAAATGATAAGGGTTATTCTATACTGAATAGACTTATAAACAGTTGTTTATTGGAGACTGCTGATCATGGAATGTGCGTAAAGATGCATGATCTTGTAAGAGACATGGCATTGCAGATTACAAGCAACAATCCTTTGTTCATGATAAAACCCGAAGAGGGATTGAGTGAATTACCAGGGGAACAAGAATGGAAAGAGAATCTTGAGAAAGTTTCTTTAATGGGgaattacatatcaaaaattCCTTCAAATTTGTCCCCAAATTGTCGAGCTCTTTCCACTTTATTGCTACAAAGAAACCCCCTAGAAGGCATTCCTGAATTGTTCTTTGTAAACATGCTTAGTTTGAAGATTCTTGATCTTTCTTACACACAGATTGCCAACTTGCCAAATTCCATCTCCAACTTGAAGAATCTCACAGCATTATTGCTTAATCATTGCGAACAATTATCAGAGGTTCCTTCTTTAAAGAAACTATCAGCACTTGAaaatttggaccttgggtttaCATATATAATCGAAATGCCGAAAGGTATTGGAAGCCTGACAAAGCTTAGAAGTCTTGATCTTTATCTACCTGCACCAGTTGTGTTGCCAACTGCAATGCTTCACACACACAAGCATCTccaaaaattaagaatatattaCGGATCAATATTTTCTGAACCAGTGTTAACATCAGAAGAGGCAATTAGATTCAGTCAACTGGATACTTTTGAAGcgcattttgttaatttttatgacTTCAACATGTATGTCAAATCCATAGGTGATCAGGCACCGAAACGTTACCGTCTCCTGGTGGCATCATGTTCAGAAGAAGTTCCAGTCTCTGAATTCTTCTCTCTACCAACATATGATGCTTACTTCCCAAATGTAGAAGGTGTTAATAAATTTGTAACGTTATATACAGCTGGTGAAGGAGAAGATTTGGTTGTGCTCCCAACAGATGTTCAATGTTTAATGGTAAGAGTGTGTCCCGAAATAAGTGACATAAAGGATCTAATGCTAGGCAATTATCTTGATCTTAAATTTCTGTATCTGATGGATTGTTGGAATTTGAAGAAGTTGGTCTCACCAAAGTTGTTGCCGAATTTACAAAACTTGGAAGTGATTGAAGTTCAGGGCTGTGATAAAATGGAGGAGATAATAGCATTTAATgatgaaaaggaagaaggaagCAGTGGCAGCACCATATGCGCTCTTCCAAAATTGAGAGAAATGCGTCTGAAATCCCTTGGAAAATTGAAGAGGATTTGCAGCGGTAATGGAGTGATGGTTTGTGAATCTCTCCAACAAATTCATATATCAAGATGTGGAGAATTGAAGAGGTTTCCGGTGTCTTTTCCCTTGCCTGCAATTAAAGAAATCAAGGTAAACAAAAACTGGTGGGAGTCATTGGAGTGGGACGATCCTAATGCTAAAGCTTCCCTTGAACTCTTTTGTAAGTTCACCAACTGGCTTTACGACTGA